One region of Triticum aestivum cultivar Chinese Spring chromosome 6B, IWGSC CS RefSeq v2.1, whole genome shotgun sequence genomic DNA includes:
- the LOC123136483 gene encoding DEAD-box ATP-dependent RNA helicase 27 isoform X3: MEALAQGGELQSEANQLVKGVNLLVATPGRLLDHLKSTGGFNYKGLKSILFLVQDWKCLPVNTELDMLQCLIIDEVDHILEQNFEEDMKQIFTSLRLKILQILRLGKRNKDTENLFMLE, translated from the exons ATGGAGGCCCTAGCTCAAGGCGGCGAGTTGCAGAG TGAGGCCAACCAGCTTGTGAAGGGAGTCAATCTATTAGTTGCTACGCCGGGCAGGCTTCTGGACCATCTGAAAAGTACCGGTGGTTTCAACTACAAAGGGCTAAAG tctatcctttttcttgtccaggACTGGAAGTGTCTACCTGTTAATACTGAATTAGA TATGTTGCAGTGCCTTATAATTGATGAAGTTGACCACATACTTGAGCAAAATTTCGAGGAGGACATGAAACAAATATTTACCTCCCTCAG GTTGAAGATATTGCAAATTTTACGTTTGGGAAAAAGAAATAAGGACACCGAAAACTTGTTTATGTTGGAGTAG
- the LOC123133912 gene encoding uncharacterized protein produces MRRPHSFQVLTATKDDMNTLCPSTDWSWKSMPAPFAKDEKIESYALHPDGHTIFVSSYINDINRGTFSFDTKTREWRRHGEWMFPFVLEGYFDADLDAWVGLHPDGYICSCQVPSLSNSSSTLQQPNWKMAKEHRMWNPYHQLARGRGPTLTYMGNSRFFLVDCVAADGLEFQDAFGDSRGCVLNMTTFHLRYDSEGNLRIKDRNTTSCRVSKQLSTFSPVAFWM; encoded by the coding sequence ATGAGGCGGCCTCACTCCTTTCAAGTCCTGACCGCCACCAAGGATGACATGAACACTTTGTGCCCAAGCACTGACTGGTCCTGGAAAAGCATGCCGGCACCCTTCGCTAAGGATGAAAAGATCGAATCCTACGCCCTTCACCCGGACGGACACACCATATTTGTGTCTTCGTACATCAACGACATCAACCGTGGCACCTTCTCCTTTGACACCAAGACCCGTGAGTGGAGGCGCCATGGGGAATGGATGTTCCCTTTCGTGCTTGAAGGCTACTTCGACGCCGACCTAGATGCATGGGTTGGGCTACACCCTGATGGCTACATCTGCTCCTGCCAAGTTCCCTCCCTCAGCAATAGCAGCAGCACATTGCAGCAGCCCAACTGGAAGATGGCCAAGGAGCACAGGATGTGGAACCCATACCATCAGTTGGCTAGAGGGCGAGGGCCTACTCTCACCTACATGGGCAACTCCAGATTTTTCCTTGTTGATTGTGTGGCGGCCGATGGTTTAGAGTTCCAGGATGCTTTTGGTGACTCTCGTGGCTGCGTGCTCAACATGACCACGTTTCATCTCAGGTACGATAGTGAGGGAAATCTGCGAATCAAAGACAGGAACACTACCTCTTGTCGTGTGTCTAAGCAACTCTCGACGTTCTCCCCTGTGGCGTTCTGGATGTAG
- the LOC123136483 gene encoding DEAD-box ATP-dependent RNA helicase 27 isoform X4 — MEALAQGGELQSEANQLVKGVNLLVATPGRLLDHLKSTGGFNYKGLKCLIIDEVDHILEQNFEEDMKQIFTSLRLKILQILRLGKRNKDTENLFMLE, encoded by the exons ATGGAGGCCCTAGCTCAAGGCGGCGAGTTGCAGAG TGAGGCCAACCAGCTTGTGAAGGGAGTCAATCTATTAGTTGCTACGCCGGGCAGGCTTCTGGACCATCTGAAAAGTACCGGTGGTTTCAACTACAAAGGGCTAAAG TGCCTTATAATTGATGAAGTTGACCACATACTTGAGCAAAATTTCGAGGAGGACATGAAACAAATATTTACCTCCCTCAG GTTGAAGATATTGCAAATTTTACGTTTGGGAAAAAGAAATAAGGACACCGAAAACTTGTTTATGTTGGAGTAG
- the LOC123136483 gene encoding probable ATP-dependent RNA helicase pitchoune isoform X1: MEALAQGGELQSEANQLVKGVNLLVATPGRLLDHLKSTGGFNYKGLKSILFLVQDWKCLPVNTELDMLQCLIIDEVDHILEQNFEEDMKQIFTSLRLKMLVDLLFNLFKLPPISLSSHRLKILQILRLGKRNKDTENLFMLE, from the exons ATGGAGGCCCTAGCTCAAGGCGGCGAGTTGCAGAG TGAGGCCAACCAGCTTGTGAAGGGAGTCAATCTATTAGTTGCTACGCCGGGCAGGCTTCTGGACCATCTGAAAAGTACCGGTGGTTTCAACTACAAAGGGCTAAAG tctatcctttttcttgtccaggACTGGAAGTGTCTACCTGTTAATACTGAATTAGA TATGTTGCAGTGCCTTATAATTGATGAAGTTGACCACATACTTGAGCAAAATTTCGAGGAGGACATGAAACAAATATTTACCTCCCTCAG GCTCAAAATGTTAGTGGATCTGTTATTCAACCTATTCAAACTTCCCCCAATTTCCCTGTCATCCCACAGGTTGAAGATATTGCAAATTTTACGTTTGGGAAAAAGAAATAAGGACACCGAAAACTTGTTTATGTTGGAGTAG
- the LOC123136483 gene encoding DEAD-box ATP-dependent RNA helicase 27 isoform X2, producing the protein MEALAQGGELQSEANQLVKGVNLLVATPGRLLDHLKSTGGFNYKGLKCLIIDEVDHILEQNFEEDMKQIFTSLRLKMLVDLLFNLFKLPPISLSSHRLKILQILRLGKRNKDTENLFMLE; encoded by the exons ATGGAGGCCCTAGCTCAAGGCGGCGAGTTGCAGAG TGAGGCCAACCAGCTTGTGAAGGGAGTCAATCTATTAGTTGCTACGCCGGGCAGGCTTCTGGACCATCTGAAAAGTACCGGTGGTTTCAACTACAAAGGGCTAAAG TGCCTTATAATTGATGAAGTTGACCACATACTTGAGCAAAATTTCGAGGAGGACATGAAACAAATATTTACCTCCCTCAG GCTCAAAATGTTAGTGGATCTGTTATTCAACCTATTCAAACTTCCCCCAATTTCCCTGTCATCCCACAGGTTGAAGATATTGCAAATTTTACGTTTGGGAAAAAGAAATAAGGACACCGAAAACTTGTTTATGTTGGAGTAG